In Bactrocera oleae isolate idBacOlea1 chromosome 3, idBacOlea1, whole genome shotgun sequence, a genomic segment contains:
- the LOC106625857 gene encoding aquaporin, translated as MGWQEFFGTHDFNRGSVILLATEFFGTLAIVFTSILTMAQQYVDQEELKRAIETTSCGASMEQISLGLGLVFAAVAQALGRRSVCHFNPAVTLGYCVVGELSLIMSFLFMVVQCFASALGVCMALVLLPAKLANKHLGVPKHPHVSVLGTIVIEMLLTFIWVFLSRSAESHKLMGLRDTAPLAVGATIIAAYLAAYRLTGSSMNPARSFGPALVYMDWKDHWIYWLAPFAGGVLGALTYEFLFKIRPHKEHIEEEQTME; from the coding sequence ATGGGTTGGCAAGAATTTTTCGGTACTCACGACTTCAATAGAGGAAGTGTAATACTGTTGGCAACTGAATTCTTTGGCACTCTTGCCATCGTCTTTACCAGCATTCTTACAATGGCACAACAATATGTTGATCAGGAAGAACTGAAGAGAGCAATAGAGACTACTTCCTGTGGTGCCTCAATGGAACAAATTTCGCTCGGGTTAGGCTTGGTGTTTGCCGCTGTGGCCCAGGCGCTGGGTCGTCGTAGTGTTTGTCATTTCAATCCCGCTGTAACTTTGGGATACTGCGTTGTCGGTGAACTGAGCTTAATTATGAGTTTCTTATTCATGGTTGTGCAATGCTTCGCTTCTGCTCTTGGAGTCTGTATGGCGCTAGTTCTACTGCCGGCAAAATTGGCAAATAAACACTTAGGTGTACCAAAGCATCCTCATGTATCGGTGTTGGGCACGATTGTAATTGAAATGTTATTGACCTTTATATGGGTCTTTCTGTCTCGCAGTGCAGAGAGTCACAAGCTGATGGGCTTACGAGATACGGCACCGCTGGCCGTTGGTGCCACAATAATAGCGGCTTACTTAGCTGCTTATCGGTTGACCGGCAGCAGTATGAATCCCGCTCGTTCTTTTGGGCCAGCTCTGGTGTACATGGATTGGAAGGATCACTGGATTTATTGGTTAGCTCCGTTTGCTGGTGGTGTACTGGGAGCTTTGACTTATGAATTCTTGTTTAAGATTAGACCGCATAAAGAACACATAGAAGAGGAACAAACCATGGAATAA
- the LOC106624186 gene encoding aquaporin codes for MFPALGSNELRSYLFRRQLLCEFFGTFLLMLVRKTVSTVEDTQWAVTKISFALGLTVAALTKLFGRISGCHINPAVSIAFFVVGEMSTLRLFFYIIMQLLGAISAVSTYTIYAFANSNAIQEPSALEDWQIILLELILTTMFIMLFRTMSDAQHRSQRSSASMAIGFAYTACLLSGTSISEVALNPLLHFASGPNIFAGDFTPAIGSILGGIFGALTYEALYMPYKREPRTSSLFDWLRNTPSAESKSNVR; via the coding sequence ATGTTTCCAGCTTTAGGTTCGAACGAATTGAGAAGCTATTTATTCCGACGGCAACTACTTTGTGAATTCTTCGGCACATTTTTGCTGATGCTGGTGCGGAAGACAGTCAGTACGGTGGAGGACACTCAATGGGCCGTAACGAAAATATCATTCGCTCTCGGCCTAACTGTTGCTGCCTTGACCAAACTATTTGGTCGCATAAGCGGCTGCCATATCAACCCTGCAGTTTCTATTGCTTTCTTTGTTGTCGGCGAGATGAGCACGTTACGTCTATTTTTCTACATAATCATGCAATTATTGGGCGCAATTTCGGCAGTATCCACGTACACAATATATGCTTTCGCCAATTCTAATGCAATTCAAGAGCCTAGTGCATTGGAAGACTGGCAAATAATATTATTGGAACTAATACTCACCACTATGTTCATCATGCTGTTTCGAACAATGTCTGATGCACAACATCGCAGTCAACGGAGTTCCGCGTCTATGGCCATAGGCTTTGCATATACAGCATGCCTTTTGAGTGGCACCTCTATATCGGAGGTGGCACTGAATCCGTTATTGCATTTTGCTTCTGGGCCAAATATATTTGCTGGCGATTTTACACCAGCTATTGGATCAATTCTGGGTGGCATTTTTGGAGCACTGACGTATGAAGCCTTGTACATGCCGTATAAACGAGAACCACGCACCTCGAGCCTTTTCGATTGGCTACGCAATACGCCATCAGCAGAGAGCAAATCAAACGttcgttaa
- the LOC106625827 gene encoding LOW QUALITY PROTEIN: aquaporin-2-like (The sequence of the model RefSeq protein was modified relative to this genomic sequence to represent the inferred CDS: deleted 2 bases in 1 codon) — protein MTDWQDFFGASDWNLDFMRALFAEFLGTFFFVLLGILCTLFKPSETEWPYASPVQVAFTLGCTTFSVSHSLGNISGAHLSPSVSLAIFLVCGMSLLCFIGYVIAQILGGLAATAIILSVLDKEMYQDQRPLRPSMGTELLELCIVSFSSIYLDNHGNCKYRAAK, from the exons ATGACGGATTGGCAAGACTTTTTTGGTGCCTCCGACTGGAACCTGGATTTTATGCGTGCACTGTTTGCTGAATTTCTCGGCAccttcttttttgttttactcgGCATTTTGTGTACTCTATTTAAGCCAAGCGAAACGGAGTGGCCATATGCCTCGCCTGTGCAAGTGGCATTCACATTGGGCTGCACTACATTTTCGGTGTCGCACTCACTTGGTAATATTAGCGGCGCACATCTCAGTCCATCTGTGAGTCTTGCAATATTCTTAGTGTGCGGCATGAGTCTGCTTTGTTTTATTGGATATGTAATTGCTCAAATACTCGGCGGATTGGCGGCAACTGCAATCATTTTATCAGTACTTGATAAAGAAATGTACCAGGATCAACGTCCTTTAAGGCCCTCTATGGGTACCGAGTTGTTGGAACTCTGCATCGTC AGCTTTAGCAGCATTTATTTGGATAATCATGGCAATTGTAAATACCGAGCGGCGAAATGA